A region from the Ciconia boyciana chromosome 1, ASM3463844v1, whole genome shotgun sequence genome encodes:
- the AKAP11 gene encoding A-kinase anchor protein 11 isoform X2, with protein sequence MDTYARAQGNRMKPRISVKKSFGEGVLHSMKSLLHSRKELCNVSADECLNREEQDNFIEITFIGFAEEMGTAHLQELAAVSAELPGVLKLLQLCKLKENEVIFLKDVKKTLAKPYDMKHQHQLPEVFCVMRLSPSFPRIKVDYIFTLLSKYTTGIRYAVEINSSQKHQTEISHGEDDDTNQSVSSIEDDFVTAFEHLDEDEPSKIQSAGACSFTSRNHRDAASQTIPAQCLEAVDSKILVGSAHRKSSARSSTLIDILGLKELSSVKNSVTTSISDPWIQRNFYKPYNPSDQGVNFLCKTLFSSSPAESSESDCSSPSPIIFLDEEGYQKSLKAKLQLPKIPVVKDGIEDSDSEVSEFFDSFDQFDELEQALENSCKVIRDPILGNPSQKRRTAREQLSSGSITMNPQKFKFDRPTLPANVKKPTPRKPESPYSSVFDVPDSPRPVKTSGEENGGLFSPIRSSAFSPLGSCGSSECLCRINLSGDGTGQNHDDAVYNSYSAYADSVSFEILDSVFHSESSSEQVCAGNYSKHKGIVLKEKKGQAADLKMRTGKEPDKHAKSKHKSLMIRDSIQKFATELVEKSFGSAFKDLQKGVSSCTNALCHLAARLTSSVFQMAFYEIGRRRAISLKERAINGIASFLVSEAITGALKELRHVKKQIFTNTVARFAADLAEELVFEGIMEVCQFSYPSTPTAAQPSSFDYEDKVVRSYARDLSESVIQEAFIELSQVDVTFTTQAAISVSMDNIKYVSAESMLESTQTSTVFPNFNDRVALKPIQDSKKEYTVQQALFCTSGVVSSIPVPLAGRALCQHQVSSDAYKAKDSTAPNSDDNMKIYKDTTHPFFTSRKREEEVASFRNIYLISDHSQSTENTPSLLRNRNDTKQTNNRSGMNNDSELTSGSKGINTFSGTMVDMIVNEAYEAITSSRVTKAVEEYTDFLTRKIIDKKPYVQCIGEDFPKNVFADHLAKYVIKQSVDESKTVLCNTGENLACNVSSQTYADTNRKEQCVIKKQEAEKQNNVSIIVEQQQMPLNNPCKCLLTPTHSVQRFSEPKDCWQEQKGHRFSSKSPPSCSTVTFAKHVLEDFTDTGSCLITCLNKPSKKHDMQKPSSGPLTYRQADCFLHANSFSSVMFGSEDASQMEDKSRLKDGNTCVMPDTPPPTPLVPCQGSSEKNLRKLSKKLKGELAKEFAPATPPSTPYNPSVTGLSETERDSLENEEFMLKLMRSLSEEVESSEDEDHSEMPIEKEERSEKTIQYADCLASHVISLATEMAASHLDGKTNKRETDRQVQLGMQNRRCGYTAFINIPEETCNSLWNYAGDMAGKVINEAKKIVKSRHCKLLRLKRVNCQVDCLYLRRGDKDYSSKERCGPMQDQWPGERDSAVLPLPQGSGMTGLTSKYPSCESVTDEYADHIIRVLKREGGNAELLMDQYASRLAYRSIKSGLQQAARKNKLRYNRKTFPGQNAQVNGKLELIKAVNKDAVQQVKSSIHHREDQTYERGIGTQRTECTELLHFSESLAHSITCDVRKKLKMSGACLPKSLTDSCLYKKTEFDEVTGDLTKTRFSRTFLPFSPDHKLYHSTGSLNENGYSEGIIQAIEQYARKVADDTLEKSLESAVLHVAENRKNGDRLSYTEKLSPFSGTVCRCCSMKEHRYCTESTPHHLPASESSIPVRHFLHPGLGGACQKSRVFQLDIPKIHIDVEQKTVFSDKGATAAIKKAEGELSYTSVTADSGIGQDGVSFAESLTTEIMTSAMTNIGQAVNISSVGREGFHSVESIVSQQMSLSIGDDSTGSWSNLSFEDEHPDESSSFLHLSDSSAVFSSSPGSNGNSSSWSSLGLEGDMYEENLSFPTSDSDGTEDKDEDSKDAVEGLEQIRKTLAIVNIDLEPNLVDPQLRAALQWLAASETEVSGLHFHDAATREFVFLSRRLRERDWKVGDLLQAVLKYCEMIEKASDGEQALNKSLVGWLLENI encoded by the exons ATGGATACATACGCCAGGGCTCAGGGCAATCGAATGAAACCAAGAATATCTGTGAAAAAG agttttgGTGAAGGTGTACTGCACTCTATGAAGTCACTGCTACACAGCAGAAAAGAGTTATGCAATGTATCAGCAGATGAATGTCTAAATCGGGAAGAACAAGATAATTTTATTGAG attacATTTATAGGTTTTGCTGAAGAGATGGGTACTGCTCATTTGCAG GAGTTGGCAGCTGTTTCTGCAGAGCTCCCAGGTGTTCTGAAATTGCTCCAGTTGTGCAAACTAAAAGAAAACGAGGTTATATTTCTAAAAGATGTAAAGAAAACCTTGGCAAAACCCTATGACATGAAACATCAG CATCAGCTTCCTGAAGTGTTTTGTGTGATGAGACTGTCTCCTTCATTCCCAAGGATCAAAGTTGATTACATATTTACGTTGCTGAGCAAGTATACCACAGGCATAAGATATGCAGTGGAAATAAACTCATCGCAAAAGCATCAAACAGAGATATCCCATGGAGAAGATGATGACACTAATCAGTCAGTTTCTTCAATTGAAGATGATTTTGTCACTGCTTTCGAACACTTAGATGAAGATGAGCCTTCAAAGATACAAAGTGCTG gtgcaTGCAGCTTTACTTCTCGAAACCATCGAGATGCTGCTTCACAGACCATCCCTGCTCAATGTTTAGAAGCTGTTGACTCAAAGATCCTTGTGGGTTCTGCACATCGAAAGTCATCTGCCAGATCGTCGACTTTGATTGATATTTTGGGACTTAAGGAACTGTCCTCAGTAAAAAATTCAGTTACAACCTCAATTTCTGATCCTTGGATACAAAGGAATTTCTATAAGCCATATAATCCTTCTGATCAAGGTGttaattttttatgtaaaacattgttttcctcctctccagctgaaTCCTCTGAGTCAGATTGCTCCAGCCCAAGCCCCATTATCTTCTTAGATGAAGAAGGGTATCAAAAAAGCTTGAAGGCAAAACTTCAGCTACCAAAAATTCCAGTAGTGAAAGATGGTATAGAGGATTCAGACTCAGAAGTAAGTGAATTTTTTGATAGTTTTGATCAGTTCGATGAGCTGGAACAAGCCTTGGAAAACTCTTGTAAAGTTATTAGGGATCCCATCCTAGGAAATCCCTCCCAGAAAAGGAGGACTGCACGTGAACAATTGTCTTCTGGAAGCATTACAATGAATCCTCAGAAATTCAAGTTTGATCGTCCCACTCTCCCAGCCAATGTAAAGAAACCAACTCCTCGTAAACCAGAATCACCATATAGCAGCGTCTTTGATGTCCCAGATTCCCCTCGCCCAGTTAAAACATCAGGGGAAGAGAATGGAGGCTTGTTCAGCCCTATTAGATCATCGGCTTTCAGTCCACTAGGGAGCTGTGGTTCTTCTGAATGTTTATGTCGAATTAATCTCAGTGGAGATGGGACAGGTCAAAATCACGATGATGCAGTTTATAATAGTTATTCAGCCTACGCTGATAgtgtttcatttgaaatactggattctgtttttcattctgaGTCCTCATCAGAACAAGTATGTGCAGGAAATTATTCGAAACACAAAGGGattgttttgaaagagaaaaaaggtcaAGCTGCAGATCTCAAAATGAGAACTGGTAAGGAGCCAGATAAACACGCAAAATCTAAACATAAGTCATTAATGATTAGAGATAGCATTCAAAAATTTGCAACTGAATTAGTTGAAAAAAGTTTTGGCAGTGCATTTAAAGACCTGCAAAAAGGCGTTTCTTCATGCACCAATGCACTTTGTCATTTGGCTGCTAGGTTAActtcttcagtctttcaaaTGGCTTTTTATGAGATTGGAAGACGTAGAGCAATCTCCCTGAAGGAGCGTGCCATTAATGGGATAGCAAGCTTTTTGGTGAGTGAAGCTATAACTGGTGCTTTGAAAGAACTGCGGCAcgtaaagaaacaaatatttaccAACACGGTTGCACGGTTTGCGGCAGACCTTGCCGAAGAACTTGTGTTTGAAGGAATCATGGAAGTATGCCAGTTTTCGTATCCATCGACACCTACAGCTGCACAGCCTTCATCATTTGATTATGAAGACAAAGTGGTAAGATCCTATGCCAGAGATTTGTCTGAATCTGTCATTCAGGAGGCTTTTATTGAACTTTCTCAGGTTGATGTGACCTTCACAACACAAGCAGCCATTAGTGTTTCCATGGACAACATTAAATATGTGAGCGCAGAAAGTATGTTAGAGTCAACACAGACTTCCACagtttttcctaattttaacGATAGGGTAGCACTGAAGCCAATCCAAGATTCCAAGAAGGAATATACAGTACAGCAAGCTCTGTTTTGCACCTCTGGTGTTGTAAGTTCAATACCTGTGCCCTTAGCTGGAAGAGCTCTTTGTCAACATCAGGTTTCCTCTGATGCTTATAAAGCAAAAGATTCCACTGCTCCAAATTCTGATGACAATATGAAAATATACAAAGACACCACTCATCCATTTTTCAcaagcagaaagagagaggaggaagtcgcttctttcagaaatatatacCTAATTTCAGATCACAGTCAAAGTACTGAAAATACTCCATCACTCTTACGTAACCGAAACGataccaaacaaacaaataacagaTCTGGAATGAACAATGATTCAGAATTAACAAGTGGGTCAAAAGGCATTAATACTTTCTCTGGAACTATGGTAGATATGATAGTAAATGAAGCTTATGAAGCCATAACCTCATCTAGAGTAACAAAAGCAGTAGAAGAGTATACAgattttttaacaagaaaaataatagataAAAAACCTTATGTGCAATGTATTGGTGAAGATTTCCCCAAGAATGTGTTTGCAGATCACTTGGCCAAGTATGTCATAAAACAATCTGTAGATGAAAGTAAAACTGTGTTATGCAACACTGGTGAGAATTTAGCGTGTAATGTGAGCTCACAGACTTACGCAGATACCAATAGAAAAGAACAATGTGTGATAAAGAAGCAAGAGgctgagaaacaaaataatgtttctatAATTGTGGAACAACAACAGATGCCTTTGAATAATCCATGTAAATGTCTTCTTACTCCAACTCATTCTGTTCAGCGTTTTTCAGAACCTAAAGATTGTTGGCAGGAACAAAAAGGACACAGGTTTTCTTCAAAATCACCACCGTCTTGTTCCACTGTGACTTTTGCTAAGCATGTTCTCGAGGACTTTACTGACACAGGAAGCTGCTTAATAACATGCTTAAACAAGCCCTCAAAAAAACATGATATGCAGAAACCATCATCAGGACCTTTGACTTACAGGCAGGCTGATTGTTTTCTGCATGCAAATAGCTTTTCTTCAGTGATGTTTGGCAGTGAAGATGCTTCGCAGATGGAAGATAAATCACGTCTCAAAGATGGAAATACCTGTGTAATGCCTGATACACCCCCACCAACTCCTTTAGTACCATGTCAAGGtagttctgaaaaaaacctaagaaaaCTGTCTAAGAAACTCAAGGGAGAATTAGCAAAGGAATTTGCACCTGCAACACCACCTTCTACACCATACAATCCATCTGTTACTGGTTTGTCTGAAACTGAACGTGACTCTTTGGAAAATGAGGAATTTATGCTGAAACTCATGCGGTCGCTTTCTGAAGAAGTGGAAAGTAGTGAAGATGAAGATCATTCTGAAATGCCCATTGAGAAGGAGGAACGTTCAGAAAAAACAATTCAGTATGCAGATTGCTTAGCTAGCCATGTAATTTCACTAGCGACTGAAATGGCTGCTTCCCATTTAGatggtaaaacaaacaaaagagaaactgatAGACAGGTTCAGTTAGGTATGCAAAACAGAAGATGTGGATATACTGCATTTATAAATATCCCAGAAGAGACATGCAATTCTTTATGGAATTATGCAGGTGATATGGCAGGAAAAGTCATCAATGAGGCCAAGAAAATAGTGAAATCAAGGCATTGTAAACTGTTGAGGTTGAAGCGGGTTAACTGTCAGGTGGATTGCCTTTATCTGAGAAGAGGTGATAAAGATTATAGTTCAAAAGAACGGTGCGGTCCAATGCAGGACCAGTGGCCGGGGGAGAGAGATTCAGCTGTACTTCCTTTACCACAAGGTTCAGGCATGACAGGTTTGACTTCCAAATACCCAAGCTGTGAAAGTGTGACTGACGAATATGCAGATCATATTATTCGAGTTTTGAAAAGAGAAGGTGGTAATGCTGAACTGCTGATGGATCAGTATGCTAGCAGACTTGCTTACAGGTCTATCAAATCAGGCTTACAGCAAGCtgctagaaaaaacaaattgagATACAACAGAAAGACATTTCCTGGGCAAAATGCGCAGGTAAATGGTAAGCTGGAGCTGATCAAAGCAGTGAATAAAGATGCAGTACAGCAAGTGAAAAGCAGCATTCATCACCGTGAAGACCAAACTTATGAAAGGGGTATTGgcacacagagaacagaatGCACAGAGttgttacatttttcagaatCCCTTGCTCACAGTATCACTTGTGATGTTAGGAAGAAATTGAAAATGTCGGGAGCATGTTTGCCAAAGTCTCTAACAGATTCCTGTCTATATAAAAAGACTGAATTTGATGAAGTCACAGGGGATCTTACTAAAACAAGATTTTCTAggacatttcttcctttctccccagaTCATAAACTGTATCATAGTACAGgcagtttaaatgaaaatggcTACAGTGAAGGCATTATTCAAGCTATAGAACAATATGCCAGGAAAGTAGCAGATGATACTCTAGAAAAGAGTTTAGAGTCGGCTGTTCTCCATgtggctgaaaacagaaaaaatgggGATAGACTCTCATATACTGAGAAACTGTCTCCTTTTTCTGGAACTGTGTGTAGATGTTGCAGTATGAAAGAACATCGGTACTGTACAGAAAGTACACCTCATCATCTACCTGCGTCAGAATCCTCCATTCCCGTGAGGCATTTTCTTCATCCTGGATTAGGTGGTGCTTGTCAAAAATCAAGAGTGTTTCAGCTTGATATTCCTAAAATTCACATTGATGTCGAACAGAAGACAGTGTTTTCTGACAAGGGGGCTACTGCGGCcataaagaaagcagaaggagaacTGAGTTACACAAGTGTGACAGCTGACAGTGGTATTGGACAAGATGGAGTCAGCTTTGCTGAAAGCCTTACTACTGAAATAATGACATCAGCTATGACTAATATTGGTCAGGCAGTTAACATAAG CTCTGTTGGAAGAGAAGGATTTCACTCTGTTGAATCTATCGTTAGCCAGCAGATGAGCCTTAGTATTGGTGATGATAGCACTGGGAGTTGGTCCAATCTAAGTTTTGAAGATGAACATCCTGATGAGAGCAGCAGTTTTCTTCACCTCAGTGACAG TTCAGCTGTGTTCTCTTCTTCTCCTGGCAGTAATGGTAACAGCAGTAGCTGGAGCAGTCTTGGTTTAGAAGGGGATATGTATGAGGAGAATTTATCCTTTCCAACATCAGACAG tgatggAACAGAAGATAAAGATGAGGACTCCAAGGATGCTGTAGAAG
- the AKAP11 gene encoding A-kinase anchor protein 11 isoform X6 — MWTECRTVKITFIGFAEEMGTAHLQELAAVSAELPGVLKLLQLCKLKENEVIFLKDVKKTLAKPYDMKHQHQLPEVFCVMRLSPSFPRIKVDYIFTLLSKYTTGIRYAVEINSSQKHQTEISHGEDDDTNQSVSSIEDDFVTAFEHLDEDEPSKIQSAGACSFTSRNHRDAASQTIPAQCLEAVDSKILVGSAHRKSSARSSTLIDILGLKELSSVKNSVTTSISDPWIQRNFYKPYNPSDQGVNFLCKTLFSSSPAESSESDCSSPSPIIFLDEEGYQKSLKAKLQLPKIPVVKDGIEDSDSEVSEFFDSFDQFDELEQALENSCKVIRDPILGNPSQKRRTAREQLSSGSITMNPQKFKFDRPTLPANVKKPTPRKPESPYSSVFDVPDSPRPVKTSGEENGGLFSPIRSSAFSPLGSCGSSECLCRINLSGDGTGQNHDDAVYNSYSAYADSVSFEILDSVFHSESSSEQVCAGNYSKHKGIVLKEKKGQAADLKMRTGKEPDKHAKSKHKSLMIRDSIQKFATELVEKSFGSAFKDLQKGVSSCTNALCHLAARLTSSVFQMAFYEIGRRRAISLKERAINGIASFLVSEAITGALKELRHVKKQIFTNTVARFAADLAEELVFEGIMEVCQFSYPSTPTAAQPSSFDYEDKVVRSYARDLSESVIQEAFIELSQVDVTFTTQAAISVSMDNIKYVSAESMLESTQTSTVFPNFNDRVALKPIQDSKKEYTVQQALFCTSGVVSSIPVPLAGRALCQHQVSSDAYKAKDSTAPNSDDNMKIYKDTTHPFFTSRKREEEVASFRNIYLISDHSQSTENTPSLLRNRNDTKQTNNRSGMNNDSELTSGSKGINTFSGTMVDMIVNEAYEAITSSRVTKAVEEYTDFLTRKIIDKKPYVQCIGEDFPKNVFADHLAKYVIKQSVDESKTVLCNTGENLACNVSSQTYADTNRKEQCVIKKQEAEKQNNVSIIVEQQQMPLNNPCKCLLTPTHSVQRFSEPKDCWQEQKGHRFSSKSPPSCSTVTFAKHVLEDFTDTGSCLITCLNKPSKKHDMQKPSSGPLTYRQADCFLHANSFSSVMFGSEDASQMEDKSRLKDGNTCVMPDTPPPTPLVPCQGSSEKNLRKLSKKLKGELAKEFAPATPPSTPYNPSVTGLSETERDSLENEEFMLKLMRSLSEEVESSEDEDHSEMPIEKEERSEKTIQYADCLASHVISLATEMAASHLDGKTNKRETDRQVQLGMQNRRCGYTAFINIPEETCNSLWNYAGDMAGKVINEAKKIVKSRHCKLLRLKRVNCQVDCLYLRRGDKDYSSKERCGPMQDQWPGERDSAVLPLPQGSGMTGLTSKYPSCESVTDEYADHIIRVLKREGGNAELLMDQYASRLAYRSIKSGLQQAARKNKLRYNRKTFPGQNAQVNGKLELIKAVNKDAVQQVKSSIHHREDQTYERGIGTQRTECTELLHFSESLAHSITCDVRKKLKMSGACLPKSLTDSCLYKKTEFDEVTGDLTKTRFSRTFLPFSPDHKLYHSTGSLNENGYSEGIIQAIEQYARKVADDTLEKSLESAVLHVAENRKNGDRLSYTEKLSPFSGTVCRCCSMKEHRYCTESTPHHLPASESSIPVRHFLHPGLGGACQKSRVFQLDIPKIHIDVEQKTVFSDKGATAAIKKAEGELSYTSVTADSGIGQDGVSFAESLTTEIMTSAMTNIGQAVNISSVGREGFHSVESIVSQQMSLSIGDDSTGSWSNLSFEDEHPDESSSFLHLSDSSAVFSSSPGSNGNSSSWSSLGLEGDMYEENLSFPTSDSDGTEDKDEDSKDAVEGLEQIRKTLAIVNIDLEPNLVDPQLRAALQWLAASETEVSGLHFHDAATREFVFEPWSHNATWTEFMDSFSKQADECASEGSLGKEWLGFFLSFCLLVKIQTFE, encoded by the exons ATGTGGACAGAATGCAGGACTGTCAAG attacATTTATAGGTTTTGCTGAAGAGATGGGTACTGCTCATTTGCAG GAGTTGGCAGCTGTTTCTGCAGAGCTCCCAGGTGTTCTGAAATTGCTCCAGTTGTGCAAACTAAAAGAAAACGAGGTTATATTTCTAAAAGATGTAAAGAAAACCTTGGCAAAACCCTATGACATGAAACATCAG CATCAGCTTCCTGAAGTGTTTTGTGTGATGAGACTGTCTCCTTCATTCCCAAGGATCAAAGTTGATTACATATTTACGTTGCTGAGCAAGTATACCACAGGCATAAGATATGCAGTGGAAATAAACTCATCGCAAAAGCATCAAACAGAGATATCCCATGGAGAAGATGATGACACTAATCAGTCAGTTTCTTCAATTGAAGATGATTTTGTCACTGCTTTCGAACACTTAGATGAAGATGAGCCTTCAAAGATACAAAGTGCTG gtgcaTGCAGCTTTACTTCTCGAAACCATCGAGATGCTGCTTCACAGACCATCCCTGCTCAATGTTTAGAAGCTGTTGACTCAAAGATCCTTGTGGGTTCTGCACATCGAAAGTCATCTGCCAGATCGTCGACTTTGATTGATATTTTGGGACTTAAGGAACTGTCCTCAGTAAAAAATTCAGTTACAACCTCAATTTCTGATCCTTGGATACAAAGGAATTTCTATAAGCCATATAATCCTTCTGATCAAGGTGttaattttttatgtaaaacattgttttcctcctctccagctgaaTCCTCTGAGTCAGATTGCTCCAGCCCAAGCCCCATTATCTTCTTAGATGAAGAAGGGTATCAAAAAAGCTTGAAGGCAAAACTTCAGCTACCAAAAATTCCAGTAGTGAAAGATGGTATAGAGGATTCAGACTCAGAAGTAAGTGAATTTTTTGATAGTTTTGATCAGTTCGATGAGCTGGAACAAGCCTTGGAAAACTCTTGTAAAGTTATTAGGGATCCCATCCTAGGAAATCCCTCCCAGAAAAGGAGGACTGCACGTGAACAATTGTCTTCTGGAAGCATTACAATGAATCCTCAGAAATTCAAGTTTGATCGTCCCACTCTCCCAGCCAATGTAAAGAAACCAACTCCTCGTAAACCAGAATCACCATATAGCAGCGTCTTTGATGTCCCAGATTCCCCTCGCCCAGTTAAAACATCAGGGGAAGAGAATGGAGGCTTGTTCAGCCCTATTAGATCATCGGCTTTCAGTCCACTAGGGAGCTGTGGTTCTTCTGAATGTTTATGTCGAATTAATCTCAGTGGAGATGGGACAGGTCAAAATCACGATGATGCAGTTTATAATAGTTATTCAGCCTACGCTGATAgtgtttcatttgaaatactggattctgtttttcattctgaGTCCTCATCAGAACAAGTATGTGCAGGAAATTATTCGAAACACAAAGGGattgttttgaaagagaaaaaaggtcaAGCTGCAGATCTCAAAATGAGAACTGGTAAGGAGCCAGATAAACACGCAAAATCTAAACATAAGTCATTAATGATTAGAGATAGCATTCAAAAATTTGCAACTGAATTAGTTGAAAAAAGTTTTGGCAGTGCATTTAAAGACCTGCAAAAAGGCGTTTCTTCATGCACCAATGCACTTTGTCATTTGGCTGCTAGGTTAActtcttcagtctttcaaaTGGCTTTTTATGAGATTGGAAGACGTAGAGCAATCTCCCTGAAGGAGCGTGCCATTAATGGGATAGCAAGCTTTTTGGTGAGTGAAGCTATAACTGGTGCTTTGAAAGAACTGCGGCAcgtaaagaaacaaatatttaccAACACGGTTGCACGGTTTGCGGCAGACCTTGCCGAAGAACTTGTGTTTGAAGGAATCATGGAAGTATGCCAGTTTTCGTATCCATCGACACCTACAGCTGCACAGCCTTCATCATTTGATTATGAAGACAAAGTGGTAAGATCCTATGCCAGAGATTTGTCTGAATCTGTCATTCAGGAGGCTTTTATTGAACTTTCTCAGGTTGATGTGACCTTCACAACACAAGCAGCCATTAGTGTTTCCATGGACAACATTAAATATGTGAGCGCAGAAAGTATGTTAGAGTCAACACAGACTTCCACagtttttcctaattttaacGATAGGGTAGCACTGAAGCCAATCCAAGATTCCAAGAAGGAATATACAGTACAGCAAGCTCTGTTTTGCACCTCTGGTGTTGTAAGTTCAATACCTGTGCCCTTAGCTGGAAGAGCTCTTTGTCAACATCAGGTTTCCTCTGATGCTTATAAAGCAAAAGATTCCACTGCTCCAAATTCTGATGACAATATGAAAATATACAAAGACACCACTCATCCATTTTTCAcaagcagaaagagagaggaggaagtcgcttctttcagaaatatatacCTAATTTCAGATCACAGTCAAAGTACTGAAAATACTCCATCACTCTTACGTAACCGAAACGataccaaacaaacaaataacagaTCTGGAATGAACAATGATTCAGAATTAACAAGTGGGTCAAAAGGCATTAATACTTTCTCTGGAACTATGGTAGATATGATAGTAAATGAAGCTTATGAAGCCATAACCTCATCTAGAGTAACAAAAGCAGTAGAAGAGTATACAgattttttaacaagaaaaataatagataAAAAACCTTATGTGCAATGTATTGGTGAAGATTTCCCCAAGAATGTGTTTGCAGATCACTTGGCCAAGTATGTCATAAAACAATCTGTAGATGAAAGTAAAACTGTGTTATGCAACACTGGTGAGAATTTAGCGTGTAATGTGAGCTCACAGACTTACGCAGATACCAATAGAAAAGAACAATGTGTGATAAAGAAGCAAGAGgctgagaaacaaaataatgtttctatAATTGTGGAACAACAACAGATGCCTTTGAATAATCCATGTAAATGTCTTCTTACTCCAACTCATTCTGTTCAGCGTTTTTCAGAACCTAAAGATTGTTGGCAGGAACAAAAAGGACACAGGTTTTCTTCAAAATCACCACCGTCTTGTTCCACTGTGACTTTTGCTAAGCATGTTCTCGAGGACTTTACTGACACAGGAAGCTGCTTAATAACATGCTTAAACAAGCCCTCAAAAAAACATGATATGCAGAAACCATCATCAGGACCTTTGACTTACAGGCAGGCTGATTGTTTTCTGCATGCAAATAGCTTTTCTTCAGTGATGTTTGGCAGTGAAGATGCTTCGCAGATGGAAGATAAATCACGTCTCAAAGATGGAAATACCTGTGTAATGCCTGATACACCCCCACCAACTCCTTTAGTACCATGTCAAGGtagttctgaaaaaaacctaagaaaaCTGTCTAAGAAACTCAAGGGAGAATTAGCAAAGGAATTTGCACCTGCAACACCACCTTCTACACCATACAATCCATCTGTTACTGGTTTGTCTGAAACTGAACGTGACTCTTTGGAAAATGAGGAATTTATGCTGAAACTCATGCGGTCGCTTTCTGAAGAAGTGGAAAGTAGTGAAGATGAAGATCATTCTGAAATGCCCATTGAGAAGGAGGAACGTTCAGAAAAAACAATTCAGTATGCAGATTGCTTAGCTAGCCATGTAATTTCACTAGCGACTGAAATGGCTGCTTCCCATTTAGatggtaaaacaaacaaaagagaaactgatAGACAGGTTCAGTTAGGTATGCAAAACAGAAGATGTGGATATACTGCATTTATAAATATCCCAGAAGAGACATGCAATTCTTTATGGAATTATGCAGGTGATATGGCAGGAAAAGTCATCAATGAGGCCAAGAAAATAGTGAAATCAAGGCATTGTAAACTGTTGAGGTTGAAGCGGGTTAACTGTCAGGTGGATTGCCTTTATCTGAGAAGAGGTGATAAAGATTATAGTTCAAAAGAACGGTGCGGTCCAATGCAGGACCAGTGGCCGGGGGAGAGAGATTCAGCTGTACTTCCTTTACCACAAGGTTCAGGCATGACAGGTTTGACTTCCAAATACCCAAGCTGTGAAAGTGTGACTGACGAATATGCAGATCATATTATTCGAGTTTTGAAAAGAGAAGGTGGTAATGCTGAACTGCTGATGGATCAGTATGCTAGCAGACTTGCTTACAGGTCTATCAAATCAGGCTTACAGCAAGCtgctagaaaaaacaaattgagATACAACAGAAAGACATTTCCTGGGCAAAATGCGCAGGTAAATGGTAAGCTGGAGCTGATCAAAGCAGTGAATAAAGATGCAGTACAGCAAGTGAAAAGCAGCATTCATCACCGTGAAGACCAAACTTATGAAAGGGGTATTGgcacacagagaacagaatGCACAGAGttgttacatttttcagaatCCCTTGCTCACAGTATCACTTGTGATGTTAGGAAGAAATTGAAAATGTCGGGAGCATGTTTGCCAAAGTCTCTAACAGATTCCTGTCTATATAAAAAGACTGAATTTGATGAAGTCACAGGGGATCTTACTAAAACAAGATTTTCTAggacatttcttcctttctccccagaTCATAAACTGTATCATAGTACAGgcagtttaaatgaaaatggcTACAGTGAAGGCATTATTCAAGCTATAGAACAATATGCCAGGAAAGTAGCAGATGATACTCTAGAAAAGAGTTTAGAGTCGGCTGTTCTCCATgtggctgaaaacagaaaaaatgggGATAGACTCTCATATACTGAGAAACTGTCTCCTTTTTCTGGAACTGTGTGTAGATGTTGCAGTATGAAAGAACATCGGTACTGTACAGAAAGTACACCTCATCATCTACCTGCGTCAGAATCCTCCATTCCCGTGAGGCATTTTCTTCATCCTGGATTAGGTGGTGCTTGTCAAAAATCAAGAGTGTTTCAGCTTGATATTCCTAAAATTCACATTGATGTCGAACAGAAGACAGTGTTTTCTGACAAGGGGGCTACTGCGGCcataaagaaagcagaaggagaacTGAGTTACACAAGTGTGACAGCTGACAGTGGTATTGGACAAGATGGAGTCAGCTTTGCTGAAAGCCTTACTACTGAAATAATGACATCAGCTATGACTAATATTGGTCAGGCAGTTAACATAAG CTCTGTTGGAAGAGAAGGATTTCACTCTGTTGAATCTATCGTTAGCCAGCAGATGAGCCTTAGTATTGGTGATGATAGCACTGGGAGTTGGTCCAATCTAAGTTTTGAAGATGAACATCCTGATGAGAGCAGCAGTTTTCTTCACCTCAGTGACAG TTCAGCTGTGTTCTCTTCTTCTCCTGGCAGTAATGGTAACAGCAGTAGCTGGAGCAGTCTTGGTTTAGAAGGGGATATGTATGAGGAGAATTTATCCTTTCCAACATCAGACAG tgatggAACAGAAGATAAAGATGAGGACTCCAAGGATGCTGTAGAAG